One Chitinivorax tropicus DNA window includes the following coding sequences:
- a CDS encoding cell wall hydrolase: MPNPSQSLLVRLQLNLSDGQTKGTIATLCQDATGNYYLLTCGHVVVHFRSSQLLIDRRWSIPFGVAANLEPKPGIDAAQLDAALIDIDATLAKTLMPLYPTLLSAGQAGAPVLSDETVFVQTSHGVVRGIVIAHEDNFPILVERDDGNQRAVSQVVRMAVRYRPESTLLDGDSGAAVWNARDELVGIHCGVTQAAGEAYFCKTSAIADRFQIQYITKPRASTGPSASPTLAGTASPPIPLPSDEQEALARTIWGEAGELGNEAMQAVAAVALARRKFGKWMGCNMVEVCHKPYQFRCWDATSSTIKRMLLRSEQLSVAEQSTLKMAQTIAEQALANGIQPDPTKGATRYHPDWIVPPPAWVGACQPCARIGGLSFYNDIDL; encoded by the coding sequence ATGCCCAACCCCTCACAATCCCTATTGGTCAGGCTTCAGCTCAATCTATCGGACGGACAGACCAAAGGTACCATTGCCACGTTATGTCAGGATGCAACGGGCAATTACTATCTATTGACCTGCGGCCATGTGGTTGTGCATTTCCGTTCCAGTCAATTGCTCATTGATAGGCGGTGGTCGATTCCCTTTGGGGTGGCAGCCAATCTGGAGCCCAAACCAGGTATCGATGCCGCACAACTGGACGCTGCCCTGATCGATATTGACGCCACGCTGGCAAAGACGTTGATGCCGCTTTACCCCACGCTGTTGTCTGCCGGTCAGGCGGGCGCTCCAGTGCTCTCCGACGAAACGGTCTTTGTACAGACCAGTCATGGTGTGGTACGAGGCATCGTCATCGCGCACGAGGACAATTTCCCCATTCTGGTGGAGCGAGATGACGGCAACCAGCGGGCGGTTAGCCAGGTCGTCAGGATGGCTGTCCGATACCGGCCTGAATCCACCTTGTTGGATGGGGACAGTGGCGCTGCGGTATGGAATGCGCGTGATGAGCTGGTCGGCATCCATTGCGGTGTTACCCAGGCAGCGGGCGAGGCCTATTTCTGTAAGACATCAGCCATTGCTGATCGATTCCAAATTCAATACATCACCAAGCCGCGCGCATCGACTGGGCCATCTGCCAGCCCCACCCTGGCCGGTACAGCTTCGCCACCCATCCCACTTCCCTCCGATGAGCAAGAGGCGCTGGCCCGCACCATCTGGGGTGAAGCAGGGGAGCTGGGCAATGAGGCCATGCAAGCGGTTGCCGCCGTGGCGTTGGCACGGCGCAAATTCGGCAAGTGGATGGGCTGCAATATGGTCGAGGTCTGCCACAAACCCTATCAATTCCGCTGCTGGGATGCCACGAGCAGCACGATCAAACGCATGCTGCTGAGATCGGAGCAATTGAGCGTCGCCGAGCAAAGTACCTTGAAGATGGCGCAGACCATTGCCGAACAAGCGTTGGCAAATGGCATTCAACCCGACCCGACAAAAGGCGCAACCCGCTATCACCCGGACTGGATCGTACCGCCACCGGCTTGGGTAGGTGCGTGCCAGCCCTGTGCGCGTATCGGCGGGTTGAGCTTCTACAACGATATTGATCTTTAA
- a CDS encoding TIGR02594 family protein: MNSIALDVVLGLMLIYLLFSILLTQINETVLNHAFGLRGSNMESAIHSAFGSTGSKDTSTQGITQDFYQHGLIASLYENDRKPSAIPNDIFAKAFLDVLVQYQGAKPSSPGEFMAQMANNTKIPNKDKIVGSLAPLLRGNEASWESFEAAVGTWFGHVGERNIGWYKRKLHSRTLLIAFVLACSANIDTLYLAHMLSIDSATREALASSATQAAKADTPEAAVKSAKVSLAPTSSAASVASAASANNALDIDNALIGATQALRDLMIDNAEFRQFCLPNSPGETCPNPALRCQNSPYHWIDRLYQNRQSIAKSYLNLDEEVLKPSNQAPGCAGTPPQDLFQIRHDLSELIIAIGQTFPDPTRKNDKDLKARIDKITTQINQANQLIAFDVKRLAPIGKGICGGLRSPFKEECTRLQIAASRGEFGIPIGRGEDTWQFQQYYHGIKGQNDPLALYWGWLKLVFGWFLTTIALSLGAPFWFDLLKRAAPLRAALASQAPAAEQTATTASATGTPSPSRDGWFANTVNDAERRLSPNQIMQIQQKLGVPTTGELDGKTRDAIYAFRKDKGDATPLWELDENWIKQLLWNVPTAQSGTNNLLPNPSAAPNTPLELNVRHPDVILLRRALINHQLPGEPANSELFDEALGAAVTKFQSQQDISVDGTVGPITWLALTQVIDELPASLMQPVWMRYAIQELGVQEFAGLPSNPAIDKYRRADSSNDTPGDEVPWCSSFANWVMKQAGYVPSGLRVASSWRDWGEPCQPIYGAIVVLLQVGKADPGKGPGAHVGFLLAETTERYIVLGGNQSDQVKVSQFLKTKHRLLATRWPDTGQQDPQAVAPDDDQTIRPLLEPDPADKPRLQRGSGDRSAVLRLQRLLINAGASLVEDGLFGPRTEQAVVTFQSQNSLPATGVVGVPTWDMLMSAGAGAGAGAGAGAGAGAGAGAGAAPAGAGIPARLVPADLQTAANALGIERATIQAVVAVESSGRGFYPTNGKPIVRLEGHILWKVLRELGLDPETLANQQTGQPYTYLNPSWDVRFNQVGDKEWDRYLKACSFLAAQLAGRPIPITPYGTLTAAEIPALATSWGMFQILGMNFKACGAADVAAFVSQMSADEKTQLDLWCQFIQTERKGKMVEALKERDWATFARLYNGPAYAKNRYDQKLDHAYNKLK; the protein is encoded by the coding sequence ATGAACTCCATTGCACTGGATGTCGTATTGGGCCTGATGCTGATCTACCTGTTGTTCAGCATCCTCCTAACACAGATCAACGAAACCGTTCTGAATCATGCCTTTGGGTTACGCGGCTCGAATATGGAGTCGGCCATTCACTCCGCATTTGGCTCAACCGGCAGCAAAGACACATCTACCCAGGGCATTACGCAGGATTTCTATCAACATGGCCTGATTGCATCTTTGTATGAAAATGATCGCAAGCCATCCGCCATACCCAACGACATTTTTGCAAAGGCTTTTCTGGATGTCCTGGTGCAATACCAGGGTGCAAAGCCAAGCTCGCCAGGCGAGTTCATGGCGCAGATGGCCAACAATACCAAGATTCCCAACAAGGATAAGATCGTTGGCAGCCTGGCCCCGCTGCTGCGGGGCAACGAAGCGTCATGGGAGAGCTTCGAAGCAGCGGTTGGCACCTGGTTTGGTCATGTAGGTGAACGCAATATCGGCTGGTATAAACGTAAGCTCCACAGCCGGACACTACTCATCGCTTTTGTACTGGCATGTAGCGCCAATATCGATACGCTGTATCTTGCTCATATGTTGTCGATTGATTCGGCCACCCGAGAGGCATTGGCCAGCAGTGCAACCCAGGCAGCCAAGGCCGACACACCGGAAGCTGCCGTGAAGTCGGCCAAGGTCAGCCTTGCACCGACAAGCAGCGCCGCCAGTGTTGCCAGTGCCGCTAGTGCCAATAACGCGCTGGACATCGATAACGCCTTGATCGGCGCCACCCAGGCTCTGCGGGATTTGATGATCGACAACGCTGAATTCCGCCAATTCTGCCTTCCCAATTCACCTGGCGAAACTTGCCCCAACCCAGCGCTGCGCTGCCAGAACAGCCCTTACCACTGGATTGACCGCCTTTATCAAAACCGGCAATCCATTGCCAAAAGCTATTTGAACCTGGACGAGGAAGTATTGAAGCCATCCAACCAAGCACCGGGTTGTGCTGGCACCCCGCCCCAAGACCTGTTCCAGATCCGTCATGACCTCTCGGAACTGATCATTGCCATCGGCCAGACCTTCCCGGACCCAACCCGCAAAAATGACAAGGATCTGAAGGCGCGGATCGACAAGATCACCACGCAGATCAATCAAGCCAACCAACTGATTGCTTTTGATGTGAAGCGCCTCGCCCCGATAGGAAAAGGCATATGTGGTGGTCTGCGTTCTCCTTTCAAAGAGGAGTGTACCCGTTTGCAAATTGCCGCCAGCCGAGGCGAATTCGGTATTCCCATCGGCAGGGGTGAAGATACCTGGCAATTCCAGCAGTATTATCATGGGATCAAGGGCCAGAACGACCCACTGGCCCTGTATTGGGGTTGGCTAAAATTGGTATTTGGCTGGTTTCTCACAACCATTGCCTTGTCGCTGGGCGCCCCGTTCTGGTTCGATCTACTGAAACGGGCCGCCCCGCTCAGAGCTGCCCTGGCCAGCCAAGCCCCAGCCGCAGAGCAGACCGCCACGACGGCATCTGCCACCGGCACGCCTTCCCCGTCGCGCGATGGCTGGTTTGCCAATACGGTGAATGATGCAGAGCGCCGCCTCTCGCCAAACCAGATCATGCAGATCCAACAGAAATTAGGTGTCCCGACCACTGGTGAGCTGGATGGCAAGACCCGCGATGCCATTTATGCCTTCCGCAAGGACAAGGGCGACGCCACGCCGCTGTGGGAGCTGGATGAAAACTGGATCAAGCAGCTGCTCTGGAACGTGCCCACAGCACAGAGTGGCACCAATAACCTGCTGCCTAACCCCTCCGCCGCGCCCAATACGCCACTGGAGCTCAATGTGCGCCACCCTGACGTCATCTTGCTGAGGCGAGCGCTGATCAATCATCAACTGCCCGGCGAGCCCGCCAATAGCGAGCTGTTTGATGAAGCGTTGGGTGCCGCCGTCACGAAATTCCAGAGCCAGCAAGATATCTCGGTGGATGGCACGGTTGGCCCCATCACTTGGCTGGCCTTGACCCAAGTGATCGATGAGCTGCCCGCCAGCCTGATGCAGCCCGTGTGGATGCGCTACGCGATTCAGGAGCTGGGAGTGCAGGAATTTGCCGGTCTGCCATCCAATCCTGCCATCGACAAATACCGTCGTGCCGATAGCAGCAACGATACCCCTGGTGATGAGGTGCCATGGTGTTCCAGCTTTGCAAACTGGGTGATGAAGCAGGCCGGATATGTGCCAAGTGGCTTGCGGGTTGCATCCAGCTGGCGCGATTGGGGTGAGCCCTGTCAGCCCATCTATGGCGCCATCGTTGTCCTGTTGCAAGTGGGCAAGGCCGACCCTGGAAAAGGGCCTGGTGCCCATGTCGGCTTCCTGCTTGCCGAGACGACCGAGCGCTATATCGTGTTGGGCGGCAACCAGAGTGATCAGGTGAAGGTCAGTCAGTTCCTGAAGACAAAACACCGCTTGTTGGCTACCCGCTGGCCCGACACGGGCCAGCAAGACCCGCAAGCGGTTGCCCCTGATGATGACCAAACCATCCGCCCCTTGCTGGAACCCGATCCCGCTGACAAGCCCCGTTTACAACGAGGCAGCGGCGACCGATCAGCCGTACTGCGTCTACAGCGGCTGTTGATCAATGCCGGGGCCAGCCTGGTTGAGGACGGCTTGTTCGGGCCCCGGACGGAGCAAGCGGTGGTTACCTTTCAGTCCCAAAACAGCCTGCCGGCTACTGGTGTTGTGGGTGTGCCGACTTGGGATATGCTGATGTCTGCTGGTGCTGGTGCTGGTGCTGGTGCTGGTGCTGGTGCTGGTGCTGGTGCTGGTGCTGGTGCTGGTGCTGCACCTGCAGGTGCGGGTATTCCAGCACGTTTGGTTCCTGCTGATTTGCAGACAGCTGCCAACGCGCTGGGTATAGAACGCGCAACTATCCAAGCAGTGGTGGCGGTGGAATCATCCGGGCGGGGGTTTTACCCAACAAATGGCAAACCCATTGTCCGGCTGGAGGGGCATATTCTCTGGAAAGTGTTACGTGAACTAGGGCTTGACCCCGAAACGCTGGCCAACCAGCAAACAGGTCAGCCCTATACCTATTTGAACCCCAGCTGGGACGTGCGCTTCAACCAAGTGGGTGATAAAGAATGGGATCGTTATCTAAAAGCCTGCAGTTTCCTAGCTGCCCAATTGGCTGGCCGCCCCATTCCAATCACGCCTTACGGAACACTGACAGCGGCAGAGATCCCCGCATTGGCCACCTCGTGGGGCATGTTCCAGATACTGGGGATGAATTTCAAGGCGTGTGGGGCGGCAGATGTGGCCGCCTTTGTCAGCCAGATGTCTGCAGACGAAAAAACTCAGCTCGATCTGTGGTGTCAGTTCATTCAAACCGAACGCAAAGGCAAGATGGTGGAGGCATTGAAAGAACGCGACTGGGCGACTTTTGCCCGTTTGTACAATGGCCCCGCCTATGCGAAAAACCGTTACGACCAGAAGTTGGATCACGCCTACAACAAGCTGAAATAG
- a CDS encoding cellulase family glycosylhydrolase: MHQAPPLFQVHPDRHHVWPIIRLQLMALVLLLISSPLFAATHDLETIDQSPAASQIHTDTKRILIAGRQFNDAIFRDGLGREAVFRGWNVSGSTKLNESGFKPFRSIADANSGLADLRARTGANVIRLLVAWEAIHPAPDQINTAYLDEIAQQIEAATTRGMYVLLDYHQDLYSRHLFNPNSWHTGNGAPLWITAGGNYPAEYCGIICVSWAQHNLTDEAVRRAFRHFWNNAPVNTPVGWRRVQDSFIWQLTEAMRYLRNRLPSTVYDKVLGLDPFNEPVDGGMEGLSAKEWDNRKLWPFYERVRQAMDVAGWQDKPVFAEPLVFWNTSVGIVAPATGGRHLQTPPGGRFVFNTHFYDAGRQGTDLRAVNNGAYLTHFEEIREESRFWQSPPFVSEFGMGNGKRGHQDTNRIIKAMYQGLETTTYGHNKDRFIDVYAPVLSGTQWQWDRYYNQHKEIMNGNPAKLLTTADAWNDEDYSVVRYQNGQLAYNIDAANIERIYPRRTQGDMVQFHFNAIPRDAAGKPLQWSMLKLDGKAWLADREFALLVWQGRRSDAPTEVFLPPRFDPARTIAVTDMEIRNGLTVATRPTQARNEILLTADVGIQAGSGGHRVLVWDDADNHETTDSWHFLLLVPQLAGEAIPPAVLAEWQRELNRLLVNGKQSVVYLTGSMTDGGYPSR; encoded by the coding sequence ATGCATCAAGCACCACCCCTGTTTCAAGTCCATCCAGACCGGCACCACGTCTGGCCAATCATCCGGTTGCAGTTGATGGCGCTGGTGCTGTTGTTGATCAGCAGCCCATTATTTGCCGCAACACATGATCTGGAAACGATCGATCAATCCCCTGCTGCATCACAGATCCACACCGATACCAAACGTATTCTGATTGCTGGCCGCCAATTCAATGATGCCATTTTCCGCGATGGGCTGGGCCGGGAGGCTGTATTCCGGGGCTGGAATGTCTCCGGCTCGACCAAACTGAATGAGAGCGGCTTCAAGCCATTCCGCTCAATAGCCGATGCCAATTCGGGCTTGGCCGATCTGCGAGCCAGAACAGGCGCCAATGTCATCCGCCTGCTGGTTGCCTGGGAAGCCATCCACCCTGCGCCCGATCAGATCAACACAGCCTATCTGGATGAGATCGCCCAGCAGATCGAGGCCGCTACGACCCGGGGGATGTACGTGTTGTTGGATTACCATCAAGACCTGTATTCCCGGCATCTGTTCAACCCCAACTCGTGGCACACCGGCAATGGCGCACCATTGTGGATCACTGCAGGCGGCAATTACCCTGCGGAATACTGCGGCATCATCTGCGTCAGCTGGGCACAGCACAACCTGACCGATGAAGCGGTGCGGCGGGCATTCCGTCATTTCTGGAACAATGCGCCGGTGAACACGCCCGTGGGCTGGCGGCGTGTGCAGGACAGCTTCATCTGGCAATTGACCGAAGCCATGCGCTATCTGCGTAACCGTCTACCCAGCACGGTTTACGACAAAGTGCTGGGGCTTGATCCATTCAATGAGCCCGTGGATGGCGGCATGGAAGGCTTGTCCGCCAAGGAATGGGACAACCGTAAACTATGGCCCTTCTATGAGCGGGTTCGCCAGGCCATGGATGTTGCGGGCTGGCAAGACAAGCCGGTGTTTGCCGAGCCTCTGGTGTTCTGGAATACCTCAGTGGGGATCGTGGCCCCAGCAACCGGTGGGCGACACCTGCAAACACCACCAGGCGGTCGCTTTGTGTTCAACACCCATTTCTACGATGCGGGGCGGCAAGGCACAGACCTACGAGCGGTCAACAACGGAGCCTACCTGACCCACTTTGAGGAGATCCGCGAGGAGTCCCGTTTCTGGCAGTCCCCGCCCTTTGTCAGTGAATTTGGCATGGGCAACGGCAAACGTGGCCATCAAGACACCAATCGGATCATCAAGGCCATGTACCAGGGGCTGGAGACAACCACCTATGGACACAACAAAGACCGGTTCATCGATGTCTATGCGCCAGTCTTGTCCGGCACACAATGGCAATGGGATCGGTACTACAACCAACACAAAGAAATCATGAACGGCAACCCGGCCAAGCTGCTGACCACCGCTGACGCATGGAATGACGAAGACTACTCCGTAGTACGGTATCAAAATGGCCAACTTGCCTACAACATCGACGCAGCAAATATCGAGCGCATCTACCCACGCCGCACCCAGGGCGATATGGTGCAATTCCACTTCAATGCCATTCCGCGCGATGCGGCGGGCAAGCCCCTGCAATGGAGCATGCTGAAGCTGGATGGGAAGGCCTGGCTGGCAGACCGTGAATTTGCGTTGCTGGTCTGGCAGGGTCGCCGTAGCGATGCCCCGACGGAAGTGTTTCTCCCCCCGCGTTTCGACCCAGCTCGCACCATTGCTGTGACCGATATGGAGATCCGCAACGGTCTGACCGTCGCGACCCGCCCGACACAAGCCCGTAACGAGATCCTGCTGACCGCTGATGTCGGCATCCAGGCAGGGAGTGGCGGGCATCGCGTATTGGTGTGGGACGACGCCGACAACCACGAGACGACCGATAGTTGGCATTTCCTGCTGTTGGTGCCACAACTGGCGGGCGAGGCGATTCCGCCAGCGGTATTGGCCGAATGGCAACGTGAGTTGAATCGTTTGTTGGTCAACGGAAAACAGAGCGTTGTCTATTTGACCGGCAGCATGACCGATGGCGGCTACCCATCGAGATGA
- a CDS encoding Hsp70 family protein: MIIGIDLGTTNSLCAVWRDGQAVMIPNALGHNLTPSVVGLDDNGDVLVGLPARDRLITHPHLTTALFKRYMGSDRVVQLGRQRFRPEELSALVLKSIKEDAERFLGETVTEAIITVPAYFSDAQRKATKIAGQLAGLKVERLLNEPTAAALAYGLNQSELESRFLVFDLGGGTFDVSILELFEGVMEVRASAGDNLLGGEDFVEALIDQFIEKVGKPAGLTDKKADAYLYQSLRKEGERVKRALSSSDRVEFTIEYQNQPLTWVVTEAEFTKIAEPLLKRLREPIERALRDARIRAHELNQIVLAGGATRKPIIKKLVAKMFGRLPAMHLNPDEVIAQGAAVQAGLKMRDAALDEIVMTDVCPYTLGVEISEQIAPGRYQAGFFLPIIERNSVVPVSREQTVSTVFDNQAAVMVRIYQGESRLIRDNIFLGELHVPVPPKPAGDVSVSIRFTYDVNGLLEAETTVDETGEKRQLLIEENPGVLKPEEVKQRLAELAKLKIHPREQLVNTAILARADRLYQQTRGEERLFIGHETARFQAALESQDQDLIQAAREELKTALDQVEGETWL; encoded by the coding sequence ATGATTATCGGTATCGACCTTGGCACCACCAACAGCCTATGCGCCGTCTGGCGCGATGGGCAGGCGGTCATGATTCCCAACGCATTGGGCCACAACCTGACCCCGTCGGTAGTGGGCCTGGATGACAATGGCGATGTGCTGGTTGGCCTGCCAGCACGTGACCGGCTGATTACCCACCCGCATCTGACCACTGCGCTGTTCAAGCGCTATATGGGTTCAGATCGCGTTGTCCAGCTGGGTCGCCAGCGGTTCCGGCCCGAAGAGCTGTCGGCGCTGGTGCTCAAATCCATCAAGGAAGACGCAGAGCGCTTTCTGGGCGAAACGGTGACAGAAGCCATCATCACCGTGCCAGCCTATTTTTCGGATGCGCAACGAAAAGCCACCAAAATCGCCGGACAGCTGGCCGGGTTGAAAGTTGAGCGCCTGCTCAACGAGCCGACTGCGGCAGCTTTGGCCTATGGCTTGAACCAGAGCGAGCTGGAAAGCCGCTTTCTGGTATTTGACCTGGGTGGCGGCACCTTCGATGTATCCATTCTGGAGCTGTTCGAAGGCGTGATGGAAGTGCGCGCCAGCGCGGGCGACAACCTGCTGGGTGGTGAAGATTTTGTCGAAGCCCTGATCGATCAGTTCATCGAAAAGGTCGGCAAACCTGCTGGGCTGACCGATAAAAAGGCTGATGCTTACCTTTATCAATCACTACGCAAGGAAGGCGAACGGGTCAAGCGTGCGCTGAGCAGCAGCGACCGCGTGGAATTCACGATCGAATACCAGAACCAGCCGCTGACCTGGGTCGTCACCGAAGCCGAATTCACCAAAATCGCGGAGCCCTTGCTGAAACGTCTGCGCGAGCCGATCGAGCGTGCATTGCGTGACGCACGTATCCGGGCGCATGAATTGAATCAGATCGTCTTGGCCGGTGGGGCAACCCGCAAGCCCATCATCAAAAAACTGGTGGCCAAGATGTTTGGCCGCCTGCCCGCCATGCACCTGAACCCAGACGAAGTCATCGCCCAGGGGGCCGCCGTGCAGGCTGGCTTGAAGATGCGCGATGCGGCACTCGACGAAATCGTGATGACCGACGTCTGCCCATACACACTTGGCGTGGAAATCAGCGAACAGATCGCGCCGGGCCGTTATCAGGCGGGGTTTTTCCTCCCTATCATCGAGCGCAACTCGGTGGTGCCTGTATCGCGGGAGCAAACGGTATCCACAGTGTTCGACAATCAGGCTGCCGTGATGGTCAGAATCTATCAGGGCGAGAGCCGGCTGATCCGGGACAATATCTTCCTGGGCGAGCTACACGTGCCTGTGCCCCCCAAGCCAGCAGGCGATGTCAGCGTATCCATCCGCTTCACCTACGATGTCAACGGGCTGCTGGAAGCCGAAACAACCGTGGACGAAACCGGCGAGAAGCGGCAGCTGTTGATCGAAGAAAACCCCGGCGTGCTGAAGCCAGAGGAAGTCAAACAGCGCCTGGCTGAGCTGGCGAAGCTGAAAATCCACCCGCGCGAACAACTGGTCAACACGGCGATCCTGGCGCGAGCAGATCGCCTGTATCAACAGACCCGTGGCGAAGAGCGCCTGTTCATCGGCCATGAAACCGCACGCTTCCAAGCAGCGCTGGAGTCACAAGATCAGGATCTGATCCAGGCGGCGCGTGAAGAGCTGAAAACCGCGCTGGATCAAGTGGAAGGCGAAACCTGGCTGTAA